A portion of the Lolium rigidum isolate FL_2022 chromosome 1, APGP_CSIRO_Lrig_0.1, whole genome shotgun sequence genome contains these proteins:
- the LOC124707622 gene encoding protein POOR HOMOLOGOUS SYNAPSIS 1-like, translating to MVGGGAGDDSRALLALRSEAAVDRRRGQEWKVEFARYFTAPPRGPSPPPPPPGVRYAFHANHRHPGAWLPAASPAILRVSRPSQASAVPVLTVSIGDVVFEEHFVSILNFSWPQITCMSEFPVTGSRVVFVSFCDKYKQVQKFALRFPLFSDAESFLNYVKECLGDTMDIIPSGSGYACEDSSVSEYISSNELQHSFEEPASDHRTEAPAICYHEEPDQPVFQPPLATNIENINSGFLHSSTEMLTNFSTENEKDTEDPYHGGPGLCYLEEPDQPASEPLLATNIDNVNSGFPPSFTEMLANLSTQNKKDMEDPHRLTGADHTEEVYAQDTCHDVFPSVTVARNKNTANKEIDTVNSADKEIDTSESTNDLMARIKTYLADDSFHDMLFKLERVIDELGMDLSL from the exons atggtaggcggcggcgccggcgacgacaGCAGGGCGCTGCTCGCACTGCGTTCGGAGGCCGCGGTGGACCGAAGGCGGGGGCAGGAATGGAAGGTGGAATTCGCTCGCTACTTCACGGCGCCGCCACGcgggccctcgccgccgccgccgccccccggcGTCCGTTACGCCTTCCACGCCAACCATCGCCATCCCGGTGCCTGgctccccgccgcttccccggcaATTCTTCGAGTCTCCCGCCCCAGCCAGGCCTCCGCGGTCCCCGTCCTCACCGTCTCCATCGGCGACGTCGTCTTC GAGGAGCACTTTGTGTCCATCCTCAATTTCTCATGGCCTCAGATTACATGTATGTCAGAATTCCCAGTAACAGGGAGCAGGGTGGTGTTTGTGAGCTTTTGTGATAAGTACAAACAG GTACAGAAGTTTGCTCTACGTTTCCCACTGTTCAGTGATGCAGAGTCATTCTTGAATTATGTGAAG GAATGCTTAGGTGACACCATGGATATCATACCATCTGGAAGTGGCTATGCGTGTGAAGATTCATCAGTATCTGAATATATTTCTTCTAATGAACTTCAGCACAG CTTTGAGGAGCCAGCTTCAGACCACAGGACAGAGGCGCCAGCAATATGCTACCATGAGGAACCAGACCAGCCTGTTTTTCAACCTCCCCTTGCTACCAACATTGAAAATATCAACTCTGGTTTCCTTCATAGTTCCACTGAAATGCTGACAAATTTCTCAACTGAGAATGAAAAAG ATACAGAGGACCCATATCATGGAGGACCCGGATTATGCTACCTTGAGGAACCAGACCAGCCTGCTTCTGAACCTCTCCTTGCTACCAACATTGACAATGTCAACTCTGGTTTCCCTCCTAGTTTCACTGAAATGCTGGCAAATTTATCAACTCAAAATAAAAAAG ATATGGAGGATCCACATCGACTGACTGGAGCAGACCATACTGAAGAG GTGTACGCTCAAGATACTTGTCATGACG TATTTCCTTCAGTTACAGTTGCCAGGAATAAAAACACAGCCAATAAAGAAATCGATACGGTAAACAGTGCTGATAAGGAAATCGATACTAGTGAATCAACAAATGATCTTATGGCAAGGATAAAG ACATATCTAGCTGATGACTCATTCCATG ATATGTTGTTCAAGCTCGAGAGAGTCATTGACGAACTGGGTATGGACTTGTCACTCTAG